The Coffea arabica cultivar ET-39 chromosome 1e, Coffea Arabica ET-39 HiFi, whole genome shotgun sequence genome has a window encoding:
- the LOC113698445 gene encoding F-box/kelch-repeat protein At2g44130, whose translation MELIPALPEELGLECLTRLPYTAHRVATQVCRQWSQLLRSQEFYYHRKKYGYTEKLACLVQAFPAEKTIPDAKPASSPSYGLTVFDPVSQTWERLGPVSKYPDGLPLFCQPASCEGKLIVMGGWNPASYDPVRDVFVYDFTTQGWTQGKDMPSKRSFFAVGAIGSKVYVAGGHDENKNALKSLWAYNVSEDEWVELTQMSQERDECEGVVIGNKFWVVSGYETEAQGEFESSCESYQLDTGDWSRVEGVWKPGKCPRSCVGVGNDGKPASWPESNSGAGEGAIGIKMDELVILKSGSADQEFFLGKMDGAKIDKLKKLEVPNEFSGLVQSGCFVEI comes from the coding sequence ATGGAATTAATTCCAGCCTTGCCCGAGGAACTCGGTCTAGAGTGTTTGACTCGGTTACCCTACACGGCTCACCGAGTTGCCACTCAAGTGTGTCGCCAATGGAGCCAGCTGCTGAGAAGTCAAGAATTTTACTACCACAGGAAGAAATATGGGTACACCGAAAAATTGGCTTGCTTAGTCCAGGCATTTCCTGCAGAAAAAACCATCCCTGATGCAAAACCTGCGAGTTCACCGAGTTACGGACTCACTGTGTTTGACCCGGTGAGTCAGACGTGGGAGCGACTCGGTCCAGTTTCCAAGTATCCAGATGGGCTGCCTTTGTTTTGTCAGCCGGCCAGCTGTGAAGGAAAGCTAATTGTCATGGGTGGATGGAACCCGGCGAGTTATGACCCGGTTCGAGATGTTTTCGTGTACGATTTCACGACTCAGGGGTGGACTCAAGGGAAAGACATGCCATCAAAGAGATCATTTTTCGCAGTTGGTGCAATTGGGAGCAAAGTTTATGTAGCAGGCGGGCATGATGAGAACAAGAATGCACTGAAATCTTTGTGGGCTTATAACGTTTCGGAAGACGAGTGGGTTGAGTTGACTCAGATGAGTCAAGAACGTGACGAGTGTGAAGGAGTCGTAATTGGTAATAAGTTCTGGGTGGTGAGCGGGTACGAGACGGAGGCTCAAGGCGAGTTTGAAAGTAGTTGCGAGTCATATCAACTCGACACGGGTGACTGGAGCCGAGTTGAGGGGGTTTGGAAACCTGGAAAATGTCCAAGATCATGTGTTGGAGTAGGAAATGATGGGAAGCCGGCGAGTTGGCCCGAGTCAAATTCCGGAGCTGGAGAAGGAGCAATCGGAATTAAAATGGACGAGTTAGTGATACTGAAGAGTGGCTCAGCCGACCAGGAGTTTTTCTTAGGTAAAATGGATGGGGCAAAAATTGACAAATTGAAGAAGCTGGAGGTGCCCAATGAATTTTCCGGTTTAGTTCAATCGGGGTGCTTTGTGGAAATTTGA